One genomic region from Cellulomonas hominis encodes:
- a CDS encoding heavy metal translocating P-type ATPase, protein MDVVVIAIAVVLTGVLGWYFFGPRSSSRAVAEGGVQVLTVAVKGGYSPDVIEVEQGVPVRLLFDRQEAGDCSSRVVFPDFKVNQDLRAYATTAVEFTPLELGEYGFACGMNMLRGTVKVVAGSRGASQTSGSTTATAVVEPEAQPHHPTGDVPAGETGPQGRGTPSVPSEGQPEDGEAAERATEIADLRRRVLFGAVLTFPVLVAVMAHELFGATWVPDLLMRPWLQLLLIAPVMVYTGWPIHRTGWLALSHRTADMNSLITLGTIAAFGFSLVVTFAPSVLPEDSREVYYEAVGVILTLILLGRLLETKAKAGTGEAIRALIGLQPRTARVVRDGRELELPVEQVMLGDTVAIRPGEKLPVDGEVVSGRSAVDESMVTGEPIPVVKSTGDPVIGATINTTGSFRYTATKVGADTMLAQIIKLVREAQGSKAPIQRLVDKVSGYFVPAVIAIAIWTFVVWWLVGPAPSGVFALVAAVAVLIIACPCALGLATPLSITVGTGKGATAGILIRSAEALETAHRLDTVVLDKTGTITQGAPALTDVLPAAGFERNALLALVAAAERDSEHPLAAAIVADARDRGLDVPLAASFQSVTGQGVRARIGGVEVLVGNRRLLTEAGVEPQSLTGDLDRLAGQGKTPMLVAVDARPAGVIAVADPVKEGSARAITDLRARGIEVVMMTGDNRATAAAIARVVGISRVVAEVMPEHKAREVKRLQAEGRVVGMVGDGINDAPALAQADVGSAIGTGTDVAIESSDITLISGNLGGLVTAIDLSRATMRNIRQNLGFAFGYNAIGIPVAAGVLYPAFGLLLSPVIAALAMALSSLSVVTNANRLRRFTPRSVATTDDTIVSATDPVVEIGRDHDEEEIPMAHHQHDATAVDPICGMTVDPKSAAASREHDGMTFYFCSPGCAAAFDADPPRYSHSHAASH, encoded by the coding sequence ATGGATGTGGTCGTCATCGCGATCGCGGTTGTGCTGACCGGAGTGTTGGGCTGGTACTTCTTCGGTCCACGCTCGTCGAGCCGGGCTGTAGCCGAAGGCGGCGTGCAGGTGCTGACGGTCGCCGTGAAGGGCGGCTACAGCCCCGACGTCATCGAGGTGGAGCAAGGTGTACCCGTGCGTCTGCTGTTCGACCGACAGGAGGCCGGCGACTGCTCCTCACGGGTGGTGTTCCCGGACTTCAAGGTCAACCAGGACCTGCGCGCCTATGCCACCACGGCGGTGGAGTTCACCCCTCTCGAGCTCGGCGAGTACGGGTTTGCGTGCGGGATGAACATGCTTCGCGGCACCGTGAAGGTGGTCGCAGGCTCTCGCGGCGCTTCGCAGACCTCGGGTTCGACGACGGCGACCGCCGTCGTCGAACCCGAGGCGCAGCCGCACCACCCGACCGGAGACGTTCCGGCCGGCGAGACGGGGCCACAGGGGCGGGGCACACCCAGTGTGCCGAGCGAGGGTCAGCCGGAGGACGGCGAGGCGGCTGAGCGCGCCACCGAGATCGCCGATCTGCGACGCCGTGTGCTCTTCGGTGCGGTACTGACCTTCCCCGTTCTGGTCGCGGTCATGGCCCACGAGCTGTTCGGCGCCACGTGGGTGCCCGACCTGCTGATGCGGCCGTGGCTCCAGCTGCTCCTGATCGCCCCGGTCATGGTGTACACGGGATGGCCAATCCACAGAACGGGATGGCTGGCGCTGTCCCATCGGACCGCCGACATGAACTCCCTGATCACCCTGGGCACGATCGCGGCGTTCGGGTTCAGCCTTGTCGTCACGTTCGCCCCGAGTGTGCTGCCCGAGGACTCGCGCGAGGTCTACTACGAGGCCGTCGGCGTCATCCTCACCTTGATCCTGCTCGGCCGACTTCTGGAGACCAAGGCCAAAGCCGGCACGGGCGAGGCGATCCGGGCGCTGATCGGCCTGCAGCCACGCACCGCTCGGGTCGTGCGCGACGGGCGGGAGCTGGAGCTGCCCGTCGAGCAGGTCATGCTCGGCGACACCGTGGCGATCCGCCCCGGTGAGAAGCTGCCGGTCGACGGGGAAGTGGTCTCCGGGCGGTCCGCTGTCGACGAGTCGATGGTCACCGGCGAGCCGATCCCCGTGGTGAAGTCCACCGGTGACCCGGTCATCGGTGCGACGATCAACACCACAGGCTCGTTCCGGTACACGGCCACCAAGGTCGGCGCCGATACGATGCTCGCCCAGATCATCAAGCTCGTCCGCGAGGCGCAGGGCTCCAAGGCGCCCATCCAGCGCCTGGTCGACAAGGTGTCCGGGTATTTCGTGCCTGCGGTCATCGCGATCGCCATCTGGACGTTCGTGGTGTGGTGGCTCGTCGGGCCTGCGCCCTCGGGCGTGTTCGCTCTGGTCGCCGCGGTCGCGGTCCTGATCATCGCCTGCCCGTGCGCGCTCGGCCTCGCCACTCCGCTGTCGATCACCGTCGGCACCGGCAAGGGGGCGACGGCCGGGATCCTGATCCGTTCCGCCGAGGCGCTGGAGACCGCCCACAGGCTCGACACCGTCGTCCTGGACAAGACCGGCACCATCACCCAGGGTGCTCCTGCTCTCACCGACGTGCTACCTGCGGCGGGGTTCGAGAGAAACGCGCTGCTCGCATTGGTTGCCGCCGCCGAGCGCGACTCGGAGCACCCACTGGCCGCCGCGATCGTCGCCGACGCGCGAGACCGCGGACTGGACGTTCCGCTTGCCGCCTCATTCCAGTCGGTGACGGGCCAGGGAGTGCGGGCCCGGATCGGCGGGGTCGAGGTGCTCGTCGGCAACCGGCGGCTCCTGACCGAGGCCGGCGTCGAACCGCAGAGTCTGACTGGTGACCTGGACCGGCTGGCCGGGCAGGGCAAGACGCCGATGCTCGTGGCCGTCGACGCACGCCCCGCCGGGGTCATCGCCGTGGCCGATCCGGTCAAGGAAGGCTCGGCGCGAGCGATCACGGATCTTCGCGCGCGGGGTATCGAGGTCGTGATGATGACCGGCGACAACCGGGCAACCGCCGCGGCAATCGCGCGCGTGGTCGGCATCAGCCGCGTGGTCGCCGAGGTGATGCCCGAGCACAAGGCCCGCGAGGTCAAGCGGCTGCAGGCCGAGGGGCGAGTTGTCGGGATGGTCGGTGACGGCATCAACGACGCACCAGCACTCGCCCAGGCGGACGTCGGCTCGGCGATCGGCACCGGCACCGACGTGGCCATCGAGTCCTCCGACATCACGTTGATCTCAGGAAACCTCGGCGGTCTCGTGACGGCCATCGACCTGTCCCGCGCCACCATGCGCAACATCCGCCAGAACCTCGGCTTCGCCTTCGGGTACAACGCGATCGGCATCCCCGTGGCAGCCGGCGTGCTCTACCCCGCGTTCGGGCTGCTTCTCAGCCCTGTGATCGCCGCCTTGGCGATGGCGTTGTCGTCCCTGTCGGTCGTCACCAACGCCAACCGGCTGCGCCGGTTCACGCCCCGGTCCGTCGCAACGACGGACGACACCATCGTCTCGGCCACCGACCCGGTGGTCGAGATCGGGCGCGACCACGACGAAGAGGAGATCCCCATGGCACACCACCAGCACGACGCTACGGCCGTCGACCCGATCTGCGGCATGACCGTCGACCCGAAGAGCGCCGCCGCCAGCCGAGAGCACGACGGCATGACGTTCTACTTCTGCTCTCCGGGGTGC